GCGACGGCGACCTTCACGCTGACGGCAAGCGGCCTTGCCGCCGGCGGCGCGATGCGGGTTACCCGCACAGTCGGTGATGACACCGACGCCGCCATATTTAGCAGTGTCGTCGACGCCGCCTTCGCCATCGCCGAAGGCGGCGACTACATCGTGACAGCCATCCCCGACGATGTGTCGCTGACCGCCGCCGCGCCGCAGCTCACCTTTGTCGTAACCGTGCTGGACGACAACATCAACGAGCCGATGGAAACCTTCAGCGTCCGCGCCGACAGCCCGGCGGGCGCCGCCGGCCCCATCACCGCCGTCATCGCCGCCGATGCGCCCGGCAGCGTGCATGTGTCCGCGCTGCCGTCCATGCAGCCGCATTCAAGCGACGGCTACCGCGAGGGCGAGACGATGCTGTTCAGCGTCCGGATTCCGGGCGGCTACGACACCGTGCGGGTGCCGTGGCGCATCGCCGGGGTTGCGGCGCTGACGCAGGCCGGCATGACGGCGCCGGCATCGGCGGATGATTTCGCCGCCGGCGATGGCACGACATCGGGCATCACCGAGCCGGGCGGCGCGCTCTCGGGCTGGCTGGAGTTCGCGCCGGGCGAGATTGCCAAAGGCGTGGCGGTTCATCTGCGCGTGGACGGCGAGGCCGAGGGGCGCGAGTCGTTTGAATTGCGCGTGGACACCGTCGCCGCCGGCCTGCCCGGGCCGGCGCGGGGAGAGGCCGCCGTGGCGACGATTTTTGCCGGCGCCGCCGGCGAGATGCTGCCGCCGCTGCCGGTGTTTGAGGCGGGCGACGGCAGCATCGCGCTGACCGGGCCGCGCGAACTGATTGAAAGCGAAACCGGCGAGTGGACGGCGGTGTGGACCGGCGCGCCGTCCGCCGAGGCGGTAACGATGACGGTCGTCTTCAACGGCGCCGCAGGCATGAGGCGGCGCCTGTGCATGAACAGAGGCTCAAGCGCCGAGTTCATCGGCTGCACGCTGATGGAGTCCGAGGCCGCACGCGAGGATGCCGATGTGATCTTCCAGCAGCCGCTGTCCTCGACGATGCGCAGCATCGTCTTCAACGCGCCGGTTCGCTACGGCGACCGCGTGTCTTTCAGGGTCAAGGCGCGGTATGATAGCAGCACCTTTTTTCGAGGTGCTGACGGCGAGGCGTTGGATTCCGACGGCGTTGAAATAGAGCAGGGCGGGGAAACCGACGAGGCGTTCGCGCTGCACCTGGAGGACGCCGGCGGCAGCCGGCGCTCCAACGCCGCCGTTACGATTATCGGGATATCCAACATCGGCTACATTGACGGGCCGTCGCGCATCCTCCTGGACAGACGAACCGGCTACAACTGGAACCGGGATCAAAATCCGGAGATACGGCGGTCCGACGACAACGCCTATAGAATTGTCAATTTCGGATTCTTCTACCGCGTGGAAGCGGCGGCGTTGGGCGGGCCGGTAACGCGCGAATGCCAGATTGCCACGCCTGCGGACTTCGGCGGCGCTTTCCCGACTTTCCAGACAGAGGTTGTGCCCGGGGATCCCCCGCAAACCTCCGAGAACACAGTCACCGATGGCGGCATACAGGTGACTGTCAGGGCGGCGGACATCGTGCTCGCCGACAGCGGCCTGTGCGCGACAAAATACTTCCGCGTCGTGCAGGATCCGGCGAGGGAGGCATTTGAGGCCGGGCAGGGGCCGAGAGGTGAATTCTTTAACAATGAAGTCGCCATCAACATCGAGCCGACCCGCTTGATCAACTGCGGCGAAGGCGACATCGGCGTCGAAGAAGGCGGCACCGGCTGCGTCGGCGCCGAGCCGTCGTCGTTCCACTCGCCGGTGTCGCGGCTGGTCGCGTTTTCCAGGACGACGCCGTCGGCGCCGCAGGCCGGTTTCCTGATTGCGCGCCTCGGCGGCGATACTCACCCGAACCCGAACCGCGTTACCGGCGCGGCCAAAGGCGACGCCAACGCCGTTACCGGCCAGTATCTGGAACTGCTGCACAGCCATTACAGCGGCGGGCGACTGGTGGAGGGCGCGTCGCGGCGGTTCACCGTGTCGTATTACGGGACGACGCTGTCGTCGCCGGTTACGGTGCCGTGGCACATTGAAGGCATCGCCGACGCCGACGAGCAGTTTGAGCGCGCCGCGGGCTTTGTTACTTTCCCTGAGGGCCTTGCGGGCGGCGCTGTCGGCCAGTTTAACAACAATGTCAGGCCCGAGATCAGCGGCGGCACGCTGACATTCCCGAACAGGCAGTTTCGGTATAACTTCAGGGCCGAGGGAGGCCGCCGGATGGCCTTCATTGAAGGCGGCCCGATTGAGATTCAGCGCGGCATTGACATCACGCCGCGCAACGACGCCGTTACCGAAGGCGAGCAGTCTTTCCGCGTGGTGCTCGGCGAACCGGTTACCGACGGCCCGGCGCTGGCGGGCGCGGGGCAGTTTGCCGAAGGCGTTATCGCCGCCAGCGACCCGATCCGGCAGGTGCTGCTGGACGGCCCGGCGACGCTGACGCCGGGCGAGGCCAGCACCTTCACCGCCTTGTGGGGCGGCCCGGCGCCGGTTACCGACACGGCGGTGCGGTGGCAGGTCGGCGGCGACGCCGCCGGCCTCTTCAGCCCGGCGGCGGGCACCGTTACCTTCGCGCGGGGAGAAGACGACGCCGACCGGACCTTCACGCTGACGCCGATGGCCGCCGCGACGACGCGCACATTCAGCGTGTCGCTGACGCCGATGCCGGCCACCGCCGCGCCGCCCGACATCTGGAGCGATGTGCCGGCGACGCTGACCGTCGGCGGCCAGGTGGTGACGACGCGGCTGCCGACCGGCGTTGACCACACCGGCGTTGCCGACGCGATTGAAGGCTACGCCGGCGTGCCCGGCGAATTCACCGTCGCGCAGTCGGCGCCGGAGCCGGCCATGCCGCCATCCGCCATCACCACTACGCGCGCAAGCGTCGCGGCGCGCAGCCCCGATGTGCGCGAGGGCGGCGACATTTCGTTCAGCATTTCGCTGGCGCGCGCGACGACGGCGGAGGTGTCGGTGGCGTGGGAAGTGCGCGCCGTTTCAGACGGCGGGCGCACCGGCGTTGAACTGGCCGACCTTGCCGACGGCGCCGGCGCGTCGCTGGCCGGGGCGCAGGACGGCGACGGGTTTGCGTTCGGCGATGTGCGCGGCTTTGTCTCGACCGGCGCCGCGGCGACGATACTGACCGGCACCGCCGTGTTCGCCGAGGCCGACAGCGTCGGCACCGGAACATTGATTGTGACGCTGCCGACGCTGGATGACGCCGTCAACGAGCCGCCGGAGGCGCTGGAGATGGTGCTGCCGCTGCCGGCGTCGGCGTCCGCCGCCGGTTACATCGTCGGCGGCGGCGGCACGACGACGGCGACGACGGTGACGCTGCACGACAACGACCCGGCGCGCATCTCGATTGAGCGCGCCGACGACGACGGCTTTGTTGAAGGGCCTGCGGGCGTCTCGACCGGAACGCGCACGGCGCTGTTCCGCGTGCGCGCCGACGGCGGCCCCGGCTTCCGGTTGGCGACGACGGCGACGGTTGCGGTGCTGGTCAGCGGCGCGCTGCGCGGCGACTTTGAGGCGTCGGCGGACAGGCTGGAACTGGCGCCGGCGCAGGACGGCATCACCAGCGCGACGCTGGTGGTTACCGCCGTGGACAACGACCGCAACGAGGCGCCGCGCACGCTGCTGGCGTCGCTTGGCGAGGTGCGGATTGCCGGCGCGTTTGAATACGCCGAAGCCGAGGCCGCCGCGGTGCTGGCCGACGACGATGACATCACCGCCGTGCTGACGCCGCCGGTGCAGACGGTGGAAGAGAACGGCGCGGCGACGCTGACGCTGGCGCTCGACCGCGCCGCGGCGGCGGCGGTGTCGGTGCCGTACACGGTGTCGCCGGCGCAGACGGCGGGCGCGACCGCCGCCGATTTCGCCGCCGACGCGGCGCTGGACGGCGTGTTTGAACTGGCGGCGGGCGAGACGATGGCGAGCGTGGAACTGGCGGTGATTGTGGACGCCGAAACGGAGACGACCGAAACGGCGGTGGCGGCATTGGGCGCGGCGGCAACGCCCGACAGCGTCGGCGCCATCGTGACGACCGGCATGGCGACGGTGCGGATCGCGCAGAACACGGCGGCGCGGCGGACTTTGGGCGTGGCCGGCATTCGCGCGACGACCGAGACGGATGCGTCGGCGGCGCGGTCTTTCCTGGTGGACCTTGGCGACAGCGCCGATGCGTTCACGACCGACACCGCGGTGCACTGGCGGTTTGAGCACATCACGACGAGCGACAGCGACTTCGGCGCGGTTACCGGCGCGGTTACGGTGACGGCGGGCAATTCAACGCAGTCGGCTGCTTTCAGCATCGCCGGCGACAACCTGAACGAGGGCGCGGAGACCTTCCGCGTGCGCCTGTCGGTGGACGACCCGGCTGCCGACGGCGGCACCCTGATTGCGCCGCCGCAGACGGTGACGCTGGTTGACGACGACCATCTCGGCATCGCGTTCCGCGCCACCACCGCCACCCACATCATCGGCATCGCGCCGGCGCTGACGGTGCCCGAAAGCGGCGCCGCGCAGGTGAGCATTACCGCGATGCTGACCGACGCCGAGCCGAGCGGCGTTGTAACGGCGGCGTTCGTTGTAACCGGCGGCGGCGTGGATGCGCGCGACTTCAACATCACAACGCCGACCGGCCTGTCGGCGGCGGCGACGAGCGCCACGCTGGTGTTCGCGCCCGGCGAGACCACCGCCACGATTGTGCTGACCGTCAGCGAAGACGATTTGAGCGAGGGCGACGAGACGGTGCGCGTTGAACGCGGCGCGACGCTGGCCGCCGCCGGCGCGTTCCGCGCGACGACGGCGACCGACGCCGCGCAGTTCATCATCGCCGCCAGCGACCGCACCTTCTTTGCCGTGGAAGACGCCGACGGCAGCGTCGCCGAAGGCGAGACCGCGCGGCTGGCGGTTACGCTCGGCGGCGGCACGCTGGCGGCGGCGACGACGCTGACCTGGCGCGCCGTCATCGCCGACCAGACCAACACATCGGTGCGCGGCCCGCGCCGTCTGAACACTTTGCAGCACCCCGACCTGGCCGCCGACAGCGGCGTGGTGACGCTGGCCGCCGACAGCACGCGGGCCGAGGTGGAGATTGCCGTCGCGCGCGACGGGCGCGAGGAAGACGATGAAATGGTGCTGGTAACGCTGGCCGCCGGCAGCGCGACGCTGGCGCCCGACCCGGCGCGCGACGGCGCCGCCGAGGCGCGCTTTGTCATCGCCGGCAGCGAGGCCGCCGCCAACTTCCTGGCCTGGAGCATGGACACGCAGCGCGCCGCCGAGGGCACGGCGGTTACGCTGACGATGGTGCTGACGGGGCGGCCAGTGGCCGGCGCGGCGCTGTCGGCGCGCATCGTTCCGGATGACGCCGCCGATGTTGAGGGCGGCGTGCGCACGCAGGTGCTGACCGGCCTCGGCACGCAGACCGTGACTTTGACGATACGCGACGACGACCTGAACGAGGGCGACGAGACGCTGGAGGTGTCGGTGCGGGCGTCGCGCGACGGCGATGAAAACGAGGTGCTGGAAGATATGACGACGCGCACGCTGACGATACCGGCGAGCGACCCGACGACCATCACCGCGGTGGCGGCGCGGCCCGCGCCGGAGGGAACCGAGGCGGTGTTCCCGCTGAGGCTGACGGGCGGGCGCCTGACCGGGGCGGTGCGCGTGGCGTGGAGCGTTACCGCGACCAATGTGCTGACGAACGCGGCGATGGCGGACGACTTCGGCGACGGTACTTCCATGAGTCTGCCGTCGTCGTCGGTTGTGATTGAGCCGGACAATCTTGCGCCGGTGATACGGGTGGCGCTGTTCGGCGACACCGACGAAAGCGAGGAGGACGAGCAGTTTATGCTGCAACTGGATTCCTCCGACCCCGGCCCGCCGCGCTACCACCTGGGGCCGGAGGCGGCTGACGGCTTGATCAGCGGCGTGGACCGCCTGCCGCCGACGCTGGAGGCGCTGCCGTGGCTGCCCGGACAGCGCGCCATCTGGCTGGCGGCGGATGAAGACATCATGGTCGCGGTTACCGACACGGCGGCGTCGCTGCCGCGCGGCACCGCGCTGCAAGGCTTCAGCGTCGGGCGCGGCGCCGACATGGCGCAGGCATCGGCGGCGGCGGCGGGCGTGGGCGCCGCTTACCAACCGCCGCGCGGCATTGCGCTGACGCTGGCCGCGCCGCTGACCGAAGACGGCGGCAATGTGTTTGTGTTCTATGACTATCCGGGCGCGCCCGCAGCCGGCATTTTTGACACCGCGCCGTTGATTACCGGGCGCAACCAGTTGACGGCGCAGACGGTGGTGGTTACACGCAGCATCAACGGCGATGAGGACTTTGACGGCGACGGCCTGCCGGATGCGGCGGAAATCGCCGCCGGCGAGAACCCGCTGACAGCGGGCGGCGTGGCCGGTTTGCCGACGGTAACCGTCGGGCGCGACAGTCCGGCGCACTTCGCCTATTCGGGCGTGCGCGCCAATGGCGCGGCGGCGCACTTAGGCGTGCGCGCGACGCCGCCGGGAGCGCGGCTGTCGGCGTGGTATCTGTCCGACACCTTCGGGTTTGAGGGCATGTATCCGCAGTTTGACATGAACGCGCGGCGCTACGGCTGCGAACGCCGGTTCCCGGCGCAGTTCCGGCTGCCGCCGGCGCAGGGCGGCTGCGAGCCGGTGGATTGGGAGAATGTGCGCGCCGGTGTTGATCACCGCGTGGGCTGGCTTGCGCTGAACGCCGCCGGGCTGTGGGCGGTGGACACCGGCACGGTCAGCAACCTGCCGGAGCAGGTGGTGCGGCGCGTGCCGGAAGTGCGGATGGATGCGGCGCGGGTGTATGCCAACACCACGCAGGCGGCGACAGTGGCGGCGTCGCATGACGGCGCCGGTGATGACAGTCTGGTGATTGAGTTCAGGAGTTCAGCCGGCGCGGATGTGCTGCGGGTTGCGGCGGCGTCCGGCGGTGCGCGTTTTGCGACGATGACGAGCGTGTCGGCGACCTGGGAGATTGCCGGCATGACGACTTCGGCGGCGGTGGCCAACACCGATTTGCTGTGGCGCGCGGGCGATGGCTTTGGCGGTTTGTCGGCGGCCAGTTATTCGCTTGGCGTGGTAACGCGGACGCGGGTGGACAATGTGGGCGCGGCGCAGGTGGCGCCGGTGTTCGGGCGCGCGGCGCTGGTGCGCGGCGGCGATGTGGTCGCGGTGCTGGTGGCGGGCGTTTCCAATTACCGGCTGGATGTGCGCGTCGCCAACCTCGGCGACGGCGCGACGGTAACGGCGCGCGACGCCGCGGGCGTGCTGACGGGTGCGAACGCGCCGTCGGTGAGTGTTGCGGACAATGTCGCGAGCGTGTCGTTCAATGTGCCGTCGGGCGCGGCTTCGGCTTCAACGGCGACGGTGGCGATTGCGATGGAAGCGCGCAACGCCGGCGGCGGCGCGACGACGGCGACCTGGGTGTATCCGGTGGTGGCGGCGGCCAGCCCGCTGGCGCTGGCCAACGATGCCGACAACGACGGCATCGCCGACCTTTACGACTGGTTTGACGCGGTAACGACCGACGACGAGGCGCGCCGCAGTTACGGCGGCGCGGCGCTGCTGCCGGTGGCGGTGGCCGACGCCGGCGTCAGCACGGCGACGCGCACCGAGGGCATGCTGCGCGGCCATCACATCCGCGCGGTGTCGCCGCAGCATGAACTGCACATCGGCCCGGCGACGCGCGAGCGCTTGCAACGCCGCGCCGCAGAAGTGGCGGCGGCGGTGGCAGCCAATGAAGAAGACGAACTGCGCTACGCCGACTTTGCCGCGTCGCGCTTCCTCAGCAACGCCGACGGCCAGCAGGAAGTGTCGTACGACTTTGAGATTCGCGGCGTTGAGCCGGAACCGGCGGAAGGCGGCGGCATCACCGGCGGTCGCGCGGGCGTTATCATCCCGCTGTCCCGCGACTTCCTTGACGCCACCGCAGGTTCAAACCTGCGCCCGGTCAAGGAGGGCGGCACCGCTGACGGCACCGGCGGCACGGCGCCCGCCGGAACCCGCGAATTCAGCCGCGACGCGGCGGATGGCGACTACGGCTTCGCACAATACATCGGCGACATCAACGCCGAAGACGGACGCTGCCCCGACGCCGGCGGCGGCGCCTACACCTTCGGCCCCGGCAGAGGGACTTGCCTGCTGCTGTACATCGTGGACGGCGGCGCCAACGACGACGACGGCGTCCGCAACGGCGTTATTCAGGACCCCGTCCGCCTCATCCGCGGCGGCGCCGCCGCCGCCGGCGGCACCCGCAGCCACGGCGGCGCCTTTGACCCGGCGGGCCTGCTGGCCCTGCTGGCCCTCGCCGCGCTGACCCTGCTCCGCCGCCGCCGCACCTGAACGCCACGCCGCCGCCGGAATGCCGACATGAAGATACTGATGGTGCTGACATCGCACGACCGGCTGGGAGACACCGGCGACAAGACCGGGTTCTGGCTTGAGGAACTGGCGGCGCCTTATTATGTGTTTACCGATGCCGGCGCCGAAGTCGCGCTGGCCTCGCCTGCGGGCGGTGCGCCGCCGCAGGACCCGAAAAGCGACGCGCCCGACATGCAGACCGACGCCATTGTCCGCTTCAAGGCCGACAACGCCGCGTGCGCGGCGCTGGCGGCGACGCTGAAACTGGCGGACATCAACGCCGGCGACTACGACGCCGTGTTTTATCCGGGCGGCCACGGGCCGCTGTGGGATCTGGCCGGCGACGCCGACTCGGTTGCGCTGATTGAGGCGATGCACCGCGACGGCAAGCCGGTGGCCGCCGTCTGCCACGGGCCGTGCGTGCTGCTGCGCGCCACCACGCCCGACGGTTCGCCGCTGGTGCGCGGCTGCGCCGTTACCGGCTTTTCCAACACCGAAGAGGATGCGGCGGGGCTGACCGACGCGGTGCCGTTTCTGGTGGAGGACGAATTGAGGCGGCTCGGCGGGCGCTACACGAAGGCCGCCGATTGGCAGGTGTGCGTCGCCGTTGAAGGCAATCTGGTAACCGGGCAGAACCCGGCGTCGTCGGCGGCGGCGGCGGACGAGGTGTTGAAACAACTGGCAAGGCAGCAGGGCGGCTGACCGGGCGGAACCCCCGCCGGGCGCGGTTGAGACAGCGGCCCCGGTAACTGGTATAATCCCCCCTCAAGCCCGGTTTTTCCGGGCCTGACGACCGAGAATACAATGCCTTGGAACCAGTCAAACGGCGAGCGCGACCCGTGGAAAGCGGACGACCGCGGCCCGCCCGATTTGTTCGACCTCTTCCGAAAACTGTTCGGCGGCTTCGGCGGGCGCGGCGGCGGCGGCGGCGGGCGCTTCGGCTCGATGAATATCGGGCTGGTCATCGGGCTGATTGTCGCGGTGTGGCTTTTCTCCGGCATCTACATCGTCAGCGAGGGGCAGCGCGGCGTTGAACTGCGCTTCGGCGCCTACAGCACGACAACGCTGCCCGGCCCGCACTGGCACATTCCGTACCCGATCGAGACGGTCGAGGAGGTGGATGTGGACCGCATCCGCTCGGCGCAGAACCAGTCGCACATGCTGACGCAGGACGAGAACATCGTCGAGGTTGAACTGGCGGTGCAGTACCGCATCAAGAGCGCCTCCGATTACCTGTTTCATGTGCGCCTGCCCGATGTCGCCGAGGACTTCCGCGACCAGTCCGTCGGCACGCTGTTTCAGGTGATGGAAAGCGCGCTGCGCGAGGTCGTCGGCAAGAGCCGCATGGACTTCATCCTCGGCGAGGGGCGCGCCGAAATCGCCGCGATGATCAAGCAGTTGATGCAGCAGGTGCTGGACGACTACGAATCCGGCCTGGAGGTGGTGACGGTCAATTTGCAGCAGTCGCAGCCGCCGGAGGCGGTGCAGGGCGCGTTCGCCGACGCCATCAAGGCGCGCGAAGACGAGATACGCTTTATCAACGAGGCCGAGACCTATTCCAACGGCATCATCCCGCAGGCGCGCGGCGAGGCGGCGCGCATGATGCAGGAGGCGACCGCCTACCGCGAGAAGGTCATCGCCAATTCCGAGGGCGAGGCGCAGCGCTTTCTGAAACTGCACGGGGAATACCGCAAGGCGCCGCAGGTGACGCGCAAGCGCCTCTATTTGCAGGCGATGCAGTCGGTGCTGTCGCGCAGCAACAAGGTGATGGTGGATGTCGAGGGCGGCAACAACATCTTCTATCTGCCGCTCGACCGCCTGATGAAG
The window above is part of the Gammaproteobacteria bacterium genome. Proteins encoded here:
- a CDS encoding type 1 glutamine amidotransferase domain-containing protein; amino-acid sequence: MKILMVLTSHDRLGDTGDKTGFWLEELAAPYYVFTDAGAEVALASPAGGAPPQDPKSDAPDMQTDAIVRFKADNAACAALAATLKLADINAGDYDAVFYPGGHGPLWDLAGDADSVALIEAMHRDGKPVAAVCHGPCVLLRATTPDGSPLVRGCAVTGFSNTEEDAAGLTDAVPFLVEDELRRLGGRYTKAADWQVCVAVEGNLVTGQNPASSAAAADEVLKQLARQQGG
- the hflK gene encoding FtsH protease activity modulator HflK; the protein is MPWNQSNGERDPWKADDRGPPDLFDLFRKLFGGFGGRGGGGGGRFGSMNIGLVIGLIVAVWLFSGIYIVSEGQRGVELRFGAYSTTTLPGPHWHIPYPIETVEEVDVDRIRSAQNQSHMLTQDENIVEVELAVQYRIKSASDYLFHVRLPDVAEDFRDQSVGTLFQVMESALREVVGKSRMDFILGEGRAEIAAMIKQLMQQVLDDYESGLEVVTVNLQQSQPPEAVQGAFADAIKAREDEIRFINEAETYSNGIIPQARGEAARMMQEATAYREKVIANSEGEAQRFLKLHGEYRKAPQVTRKRLYLQAMQSVLSRSNKVMVDVEGGNNIFYLPLDRLMKGGDAAPAAPGAQGGASPSDGASSSARDNLSSQVRQAIRGAREGRNAR